From Demequina lutea, a single genomic window includes:
- a CDS encoding carbohydrate ABC transporter permease → MANNEPASLRRIKIIPTGILVIGAIYCLIPVAWVFVAASKAPNELFNSFTFAPGSGLVHNFKALFAFSDGVYGKWALNSLLYSGVGGALSTLISAAAGYAMAKFNFVLGRVFLFTLLGGLLIPGITLAIPQYLLMSDLNLAGTRLAVLLPVLITPFGIYLCKVYADGAVQQEALEAARIDGASEWRIFRSIAMPLMLPGMVTVFLLQFVGIWNNFLLPYIMLSDSSTFPLTVGLNSLLERGSGSPSLYSLAIIGAAVAIIPLVALVLFLQRYWRLDLIAGGVKG, encoded by the coding sequence ATGGCCAACAACGAACCAGCGAGTCTCAGGCGCATCAAGATCATTCCGACCGGCATCCTCGTCATCGGCGCGATCTACTGCCTGATCCCCGTGGCATGGGTCTTCGTTGCCGCGTCGAAGGCGCCCAACGAGTTGTTCAACTCCTTCACGTTTGCACCAGGCTCCGGACTCGTCCACAACTTCAAGGCGCTCTTCGCCTTCAGCGACGGCGTCTATGGCAAGTGGGCGCTCAACTCCCTGCTGTACTCCGGAGTCGGCGGTGCCCTCTCGACCCTCATCTCGGCCGCCGCGGGATACGCCATGGCGAAGTTCAACTTTGTGCTGGGACGGGTCTTCCTTTTTACGCTCTTGGGCGGACTCCTTATTCCTGGTATTACCTTGGCGATTCCGCAGTACCTGCTCATGTCCGATCTGAACTTGGCCGGAACTCGTTTGGCGGTGCTGCTTCCCGTGCTTATCACGCCGTTCGGAATCTATCTGTGCAAGGTATACGCAGACGGCGCCGTTCAGCAGGAAGCGCTCGAGGCCGCGCGCATCGATGGCGCGTCAGAGTGGCGCATCTTCCGCAGCATCGCTATGCCGCTGATGCTTCCCGGCATGGTCACCGTGTTCCTCCTGCAATTCGTCGGAATCTGGAACAACTTCCTACTTCCGTACATCATGCTGTCGGATTCGTCGACATTCCCGCTCACCGTGGGACTGAACTCATTGCTCGAACGAGGGTCAGGTTCGCCCTCGCTGTACTCGCTCGCGATCATCGGCGCAGCCGTCGCGATCATTCCCCTCGTGGCGTTGGTGCTGTTCTTGCAGCGCTACTGGCGCCTCGATCTCATTGCCGGAGGAGTTAAAGGATGA
- a CDS encoding helix-turn-helix domain-containing protein, with the protein MCRVSRMTVYRWVHAGDLPAVRFGKSFRVPQDAATAFMERAALSSELGEDDGTGVTAVG; encoded by the coding sequence ATGTGCCGCGTGTCACGGATGACCGTGTACCGCTGGGTTCACGCTGGCGACCTCCCAGCCGTGCGATTCGGCAAGTCCTTCAGGGTGCCTCAAGACGCCGCGACGGCGTTCATGGAGCGCGCCGCACTGTCCTCCGAACTTGGCGAAGATGACGGAACGGGCGTCACGGCTGTAGGCTAG
- a CDS encoding potassium channel family protein, protein MANDTQNQAILVIGLGRFGSALADTLDLMDVEVLAVDRDAQLVEKWSRRLPVVEADATDPRALDQIGAKDFSAAVVGVGTALEASVLITGNLVDMGIKDIWAKATSTEHKRILERIGAHHVVLPESDAGARVAHSVGGKMLDYIEVEDGFTIVKMRPPKETHNFRLDQLDLRSKYGIQVIGVKAPGEDFEYAGKDTVINPDALLVVAGDGELLERFAQRP, encoded by the coding sequence TTGGCTAACGACACGCAGAACCAAGCCATCCTCGTCATCGGGCTGGGCCGCTTCGGTTCTGCCCTCGCAGATACGCTCGACCTGATGGACGTCGAGGTGCTCGCGGTCGACCGCGACGCCCAACTGGTCGAGAAGTGGTCGCGCAGGCTTCCGGTGGTCGAGGCCGACGCCACCGATCCGCGCGCCCTCGACCAGATCGGTGCCAAGGACTTCAGCGCCGCAGTCGTCGGTGTCGGCACGGCGCTCGAGGCCTCGGTGCTCATCACGGGAAACCTCGTCGACATGGGCATCAAGGACATCTGGGCCAAGGCGACATCGACCGAGCACAAGCGCATCCTGGAACGCATCGGCGCGCATCACGTCGTGCTTCCCGAGTCCGATGCGGGCGCCCGCGTGGCCCACTCCGTCGGCGGCAAGATGCTCGACTACATCGAGGTCGAGGACGGGTTCACGATCGTCAAGATGCGCCCGCCCAAGGAGACCCACAACTTCAGGCTTGACCAACTCGACCTGCGTAGTAAGTACGGCATCCAGGTGATCGGCGTGAAGGCGCCAGGCGAGGACTTCGAATACGCGGGCAAGGACACCGTCATCAACCCCGACGCGCTGTTGGTGGTAGCCGGGGACGGGGAATTGCTCGAAAGGTTCGCTCAGAGGCCCTAG
- a CDS encoding FMN-binding negative transcriptional regulator, with protein sequence MIVEGPQGYISPGWYGVSPAVPTWNFVVAHLTGTPEVVSQAENLRLTDVLVDYFEDQTDQPARLHASAANTEYAERIVGGTVAFRMKVDRFEAKRKMSQDKPDAVADRVIEGLSALGPFHNPPLARYMREIRGRDRAGLGAPRALQSGV encoded by the coding sequence GTGATCGTGGAGGGACCCCAGGGCTACATCTCACCCGGCTGGTATGGCGTCTCGCCTGCCGTCCCCACGTGGAACTTCGTCGTTGCCCACCTCACGGGGACTCCCGAGGTGGTGTCCCAAGCAGAGAATCTGCGGCTTACGGACGTGCTGGTGGACTACTTCGAGGATCAAACGGACCAACCCGCGCGGCTGCACGCGAGCGCGGCGAACACCGAGTATGCGGAGCGCATCGTCGGCGGCACGGTGGCCTTTCGCATGAAGGTCGATCGCTTCGAGGCCAAGCGCAAGATGAGCCAAGACAAGCCCGACGCCGTGGCAGACCGCGTGATCGAGGGCTTGTCGGCCCTGGGGCCGTTCCACAACCCGCCGTTGGCGCGCTACATGCGAGAAATCCGCGGTCGTGACCGCGCGGGGCTAGGTGCGCCTCGCGCTCTCCAGTCGGGCGTCTAG
- a CDS encoding TrkH family potassium uptake protein, with product MTVLGAARDWVDEHIDHVALQHPARLALGAFAVLILGTGSLLMLPISSAAGTHTPFVDALFTASSASTVTGLVTLDTGVHWSAFGLVVILAAIKIGGLGIMTLASLVALAVTRRLGLTTRMLAADEARAGALGDVRTLLRTIFVVSTSVEAGISAILFWRLLSHHVPLGRAAWHSVFYAVSAFNNAGFMPDPGGIVPYADDPIFRMSIAAALLLGATGFPVYFNLVRSWRHPRKWSLHTKLTLVTIAVLQVASIALLALFEWNNPETLGASHGWAKVWQTLFVSVNQRHGGFAGLDHSLMHQQTWLLEDVLMFIGAGSGGTAGGIRVTTLAVLLLAIWAEARGRRDIEAFGKRIGTEVLRLAVAVTLVSLFFVILGTGIVLAQTTAEGFTLGQVVFEVSSGFATVGLSTGITPHLPAAAKVTITVIMYIGRVGSITVVAALALNRQRRVIRYPSERPLIG from the coding sequence ATGACGGTCCTTGGTGCCGCGCGTGACTGGGTCGACGAGCACATCGACCACGTGGCGCTGCAGCACCCCGCCCGACTCGCGCTCGGAGCATTCGCGGTCCTGATTCTGGGGACGGGGAGCCTTCTGATGCTCCCCATCTCGTCGGCGGCGGGCACGCACACCCCCTTCGTCGACGCGCTCTTCACCGCGAGCTCGGCGTCCACCGTCACCGGGCTCGTCACGCTCGACACCGGAGTGCACTGGTCCGCGTTCGGCCTAGTGGTGATCCTCGCGGCCATCAAGATCGGCGGCCTCGGGATCATGACCCTGGCCTCGCTTGTGGCCCTCGCGGTGACAAGAAGGCTCGGGCTCACCACCAGGATGCTCGCCGCAGACGAGGCCCGAGCGGGCGCCCTCGGCGACGTGCGCACGCTCCTGCGCACCATCTTCGTTGTCTCGACGAGCGTCGAGGCCGGCATCTCGGCCATCCTGTTCTGGCGCCTGCTCTCGCACCACGTGCCGCTCGGCCGTGCGGCCTGGCATTCGGTGTTCTACGCGGTCTCGGCATTCAATAACGCCGGCTTCATGCCGGATCCCGGCGGGATTGTGCCGTACGCCGACGACCCGATTTTCAGAATGTCCATTGCGGCCGCGCTGTTGCTCGGAGCGACGGGGTTTCCCGTGTACTTCAACCTCGTGAGGTCCTGGCGCCACCCGCGCAAGTGGTCACTCCACACCAAACTCACACTTGTCACGATCGCGGTGCTGCAAGTGGCTTCGATCGCGCTGCTCGCCCTATTCGAGTGGAACAACCCCGAGACGCTTGGCGCCTCGCACGGTTGGGCCAAGGTGTGGCAGACGCTATTTGTGTCGGTCAACCAGCGCCACGGCGGCTTCGCCGGGCTCGATCACAGCCTGATGCACCAGCAGACGTGGCTGCTCGAGGACGTGCTCATGTTCATCGGTGCAGGCTCAGGAGGAACTGCAGGAGGCATCAGGGTCACCACGCTCGCGGTGCTTCTGCTCGCGATCTGGGCCGAGGCGCGGGGCCGACGCGACATCGAGGCGTTCGGCAAACGCATCGGCACTGAGGTGCTCCGCCTCGCGGTTGCCGTGACGCTCGTGTCTCTCTTCTTTGTCATCCTTGGTACGGGAATCGTGCTCGCCCAGACCACCGCCGAAGGCTTTACCCTGGGTCAGGTGGTGTTCGAGGTGTCCTCGGGTTTTGCCACAGTGGGCCTGTCGACGGGGATCACTCCGCACCTCCCCGCCGCCGCAAAAGTCACGATTACCGTCATCATGTACATAGGGCGCGTCGGGTCGATCACCGTGGTCGCGGCGCTCGCGCTCAATCGGCAGCGACGCGTCATTCGCTATCCCTCGGAAAGGCCCCTCATTGGCTAA
- a CDS encoding FMN-binding negative transcriptional regulator produces MRPNPDYSMADEAEVADLLREYPWCAIVLHVPGRGIVASHYPVLVDEQADVLTVFGHVGKSPTKISTNSASRNSP; encoded by the coding sequence GTGAGACCGAATCCCGACTATTCCATGGCCGACGAGGCCGAGGTTGCCGACCTGCTTCGTGAATACCCGTGGTGCGCGATCGTGTTGCACGTGCCCGGCCGCGGCATCGTCGCCTCGCACTACCCCGTCTTGGTGGATGAACAGGCCGACGTCCTCACCGTGTTTGGTCACGTGGGCAAGAGCCCGACCAAGATCTCCACGAACTCGGCAAGCAGGAACTCACCGTGA
- a CDS encoding replication initiator: MSASEGLSCTNPKFVNGAYHPCRSRDASVCKSCANKYWTDVITIALDGVERGSGKFDYVRVTATLKGTGLVHGQSGGVDGRCRCGAFHTARQVRELQGVPIDFDDFDFDLLFKLNCSIPALLKATNARLRKIWPELAYLAFHEFQRRMAVHVNLIYRVPHDDKLDATVLEEVIKGVTTRAYWAGSEPTDDVAWGSVEVQTLETAEVIDGNWFEARKARLATETGKPDRTIKTVDDAIGYGAKDLTSGRPWARGKARGAFLARLSEVAESTPCPNCFEKGQPEFCSSNFHREFGRSSNTFSCSAFRGRTSGWSPHHLTLGALREERKLLGRMAGSVRRGECEPDFNLIERIFHGIASSGSLGGVMGMLTKGPVRDHDRWLTSSRARLIEGVVTYDDDPAEVAETAEVATTAEPAETAVASATAETAEIERRWEATGKSPLNGALAHAKGKRRAVDLRTLAEVNRRFAGLKSPRAPPRTQAPGLARNPGGAIGPKVTVETCVRDGARE; encoded by the coding sequence ATGTCAGCCTCTGAAGGGTTGTCCTGCACCAACCCCAAGTTTGTGAACGGTGCGTATCACCCGTGCCGAAGCCGCGATGCGAGTGTTTGCAAGTCGTGTGCCAACAAGTACTGGACTGATGTCATCACGATCGCGCTGGACGGCGTCGAGCGAGGTTCAGGAAAATTCGACTACGTCAGAGTTACGGCCACCCTAAAGGGCACGGGGCTCGTCCATGGTCAGAGTGGAGGCGTCGATGGCCGGTGCCGCTGCGGGGCATTCCACACCGCGCGACAGGTTCGAGAACTCCAAGGCGTGCCGATCGACTTCGACGACTTCGACTTCGACCTCCTGTTCAAACTGAACTGTTCGATTCCTGCGCTCCTCAAGGCGACCAACGCGCGCTTGCGGAAAATCTGGCCCGAACTCGCCTACTTGGCCTTCCACGAGTTTCAGCGACGGATGGCCGTACACGTGAACTTGATCTACCGAGTTCCACACGACGACAAACTCGATGCCACCGTCCTGGAGGAGGTAATCAAAGGGGTCACTACCCGTGCCTACTGGGCTGGAAGCGAGCCCACCGACGATGTCGCGTGGGGTTCCGTGGAGGTCCAGACGCTTGAAACTGCAGAGGTCATCGACGGCAACTGGTTCGAGGCGCGCAAAGCCAGGCTGGCAACTGAGACGGGAAAGCCTGACAGGACTATCAAGACCGTTGACGACGCCATTGGCTACGGTGCGAAGGACCTGACGAGCGGGCGCCCCTGGGCCCGCGGTAAAGCCCGTGGTGCTTTCCTAGCCCGTCTCAGCGAGGTCGCCGAGTCGACGCCATGCCCCAATTGCTTTGAGAAAGGGCAGCCGGAGTTCTGCTCGTCGAATTTCCATCGAGAGTTCGGTCGTTCATCCAACACTTTCTCCTGCTCGGCGTTCCGCGGTAGGACCTCGGGCTGGTCTCCGCATCACCTGACCTTGGGAGCGTTGCGCGAGGAGAGGAAACTTCTCGGTCGAATGGCCGGCTCCGTCCGCAGAGGCGAGTGCGAACCTGACTTTAACCTTATAGAGCGCATCTTCCACGGCATCGCTAGTAGTGGGTCACTCGGTGGTGTGATGGGCATGCTCACTAAAGGTCCTGTCCGCGATCATGACCGGTGGCTCACGAGCAGTCGGGCCAGGCTGATCGAAGGTGTCGTCACTTACGATGACGATCCCGCCGAAGTCGCCGAGACCGCCGAAGTCGCCACGACAGCCGAGCCCGCCGAGACCGCCGTGGCCTCAGCGACAGCCGAGACCGCCGAGATTGAACGGCGGTGGGAGGCAACTGGCAAGTCGCCGCTGAACGGCGCGCTGGCGCACGCCAAAGGCAAACGTCGTGCCGTCGACTTACGAACCCTGGCGGAGGTGAATCGCAGGTTTGCGGGTTTGAAATCCCCGCGTGCGCCTCCCCGGACGCAAGCACCGGGCTTGGCACGCAACCCAGGCGGTGCGATAGGGCCAAAGGTGACGGTCGAGACGTGCGTGCGTGACGGGGCCCGGGAATGA
- a CDS encoding 30S ribosomal protein bS22 translates to MGSVIKKRRKRMSKKKHRKLLRKTRHQRRNKK, encoded by the coding sequence GTGGGATCCGTCATCAAGAAGCGTCGCAAGCGCATGTCGAAGAAGAAGCACCGCAAGTTGCTTCGGAAGACGCGCCACCAGCGCCGCAATAAGAAGTAA
- a CDS encoding beta-galactosidase has translation MTWSHSDNAWPTNGLSYGGDYNPEQWDRDTWREDMRLMKAAGVTMVSLGIFSWGLLEVGEGHYDWESMDEIVDLLGEHGIAIDMATPTAAPPAWLLDKHPEILPVDQDMQQHWPGARLGWCPSSPTFRTYAKSIVRAVAERYGNRGHVVMWHASNEYGGGNARCYCDVSQDAFRQWLSAKYGSIDALNEAWGSAFWGHTFRSFDQVTAPRGNDAKNPARVLDYDRFSSDALLDVFLMEREILKEVTPELPVTTNFMVGAEPDVVNYARWAPHMDIVANDHYTRSPDPCPQQDVAFSGDRMRAMTTDRRPWLLMEHSTSAVNWQPRNRAKEPGEMIRNSISHVAHGSDGAMFFQWRASRSGAEQFHSAMVPHAGEDSDLFREVCRLGGYLERLAPVVGSRTSAPRVGILFDDESGWSLSKGIKPCNELKYGRAVRDWHHAFWTGNESIEVASPWQDFADYEVLVVPALYVVEDEVAERISQFALGGGTVVITYLSGIVTPDSAVRLGGYPGAFRDLLGAWCEEFRPLQAGETFTLDNGWTGADWTELVRVADAEIVARYTGGALDGRAAVTRRTLDGGGRVYYVSAGLDRASIGNLVRQELGIRANGLPEGLEVAARENGEERFTFYINHSRDEMGIPAHGHDLITGEDVSHTLTIPGGDVRVLRTPISA, from the coding sequence ATGACCTGGTCGCACAGCGACAATGCATGGCCGACAAACGGATTGAGCTACGGAGGTGATTACAACCCAGAGCAATGGGACCGCGACACGTGGCGCGAAGACATGCGCCTCATGAAGGCTGCGGGAGTCACGATGGTGTCCCTGGGCATCTTCTCGTGGGGCCTCCTCGAGGTGGGCGAAGGGCACTACGACTGGGAGTCGATGGACGAGATCGTCGACCTCCTCGGCGAGCACGGCATCGCGATCGATATGGCGACCCCGACGGCCGCGCCTCCCGCGTGGCTTCTCGACAAGCACCCGGAGATCTTGCCGGTCGATCAGGACATGCAACAGCATTGGCCAGGCGCCAGGTTGGGGTGGTGCCCGTCAAGCCCCACCTTCCGCACCTACGCAAAGAGCATCGTCCGTGCCGTGGCGGAGCGCTACGGCAACCGCGGGCATGTAGTCATGTGGCACGCGAGCAACGAATACGGCGGTGGCAATGCCAGGTGCTACTGCGACGTGTCACAGGACGCGTTCCGGCAGTGGTTGAGTGCCAAATACGGTTCGATCGATGCGCTCAATGAGGCGTGGGGCTCCGCGTTCTGGGGCCATACGTTCAGGTCCTTCGATCAGGTCACGGCGCCCCGCGGAAACGACGCAAAGAATCCCGCGAGAGTTCTCGACTATGACCGCTTCTCTTCGGATGCTCTCCTCGACGTCTTCCTGATGGAGCGCGAGATTCTCAAGGAGGTCACTCCCGAACTTCCTGTCACGACGAATTTCATGGTGGGTGCCGAGCCCGACGTCGTGAATTACGCCAGGTGGGCGCCGCACATGGACATCGTGGCGAACGACCATTACACACGATCGCCGGACCCGTGTCCGCAGCAGGATGTCGCGTTCTCCGGCGACCGCATGCGCGCGATGACCACGGATCGCCGTCCATGGCTACTCATGGAGCACTCGACGTCGGCAGTCAACTGGCAGCCGCGTAACCGGGCCAAAGAACCGGGCGAGATGATCAGGAACTCGATCAGCCATGTGGCCCATGGTTCGGATGGGGCGATGTTCTTCCAATGGAGGGCTTCGCGTTCCGGAGCTGAGCAATTCCACTCCGCCATGGTGCCCCACGCGGGCGAGGATAGCGATCTGTTCCGCGAGGTGTGCCGTCTCGGCGGCTACCTGGAGAGACTCGCCCCTGTGGTGGGCTCCCGCACCTCAGCGCCACGCGTGGGGATCTTGTTTGACGACGAGTCCGGCTGGTCACTATCCAAGGGGATCAAACCCTGCAACGAGCTCAAGTACGGGCGCGCGGTACGTGACTGGCACCACGCGTTTTGGACCGGGAACGAGTCGATCGAGGTCGCATCGCCTTGGCAGGACTTCGCGGACTACGAGGTGTTGGTGGTACCCGCCCTCTATGTCGTTGAGGATGAGGTCGCGGAGCGGATTTCGCAGTTCGCCCTGGGCGGCGGAACTGTGGTGATTACGTACCTCTCGGGAATCGTCACACCGGACAGCGCGGTGCGCCTGGGGGGTTACCCCGGCGCCTTCCGTGACCTGCTTGGCGCGTGGTGCGAGGAGTTCCGACCGCTGCAGGCAGGCGAAACCTTCACGCTCGACAATGGCTGGACGGGCGCGGATTGGACCGAACTCGTTCGCGTAGCCGATGCCGAGATCGTCGCGCGCTATACCGGGGGAGCGCTGGACGGCCGCGCGGCCGTCACTCGCCGAACTCTCGATGGCGGCGGCAGGGTCTACTACGTGTCGGCGGGGCTGGATCGCGCCTCAATTGGGAACCTTGTGCGTCAGGAACTCGGGATTCGTGCAAACGGGCTTCCAGAAGGCCTCGAGGTCGCGGCACGGGAAAACGGCGAAGAGCGGTTCACGTTCTACATCAACCACAGTCGCGACGAGATGGGCATCCCTGCGCACGGGCACGACCTGATCACTGGCGAGGACGTTTCCCACACCCTCACGATTCCCGGAGGTGACGTTCGCGTGCTGCGGACGCCCATTTCCGCATAG
- a CDS encoding phosphoribosyltransferase family protein, which yields MTERERAGLERRVALYLPGRPTLDLSGRTAVTVDDGVAMGGTMLATIGVARALGAERVLVAVGAAPHDSVARLRCSADEAVRLLGEPFVP from the coding sequence GTGACGGAACGTGAACGCGCGGGACTTGAGCGCCGCGTGGCGCTGTACCTCCCGGGACGCCCGACGCTAGATCTTTCCGGCCGGACGGCGGTCACCGTCGACGACGGCGTCGCCATGGGAGGCACGATGCTCGCGACGATCGGTGTGGCTAGGGCCCTGGGCGCGGAACGCGTCCTGGTCGCGGTCGGAGCGGCCCCGCACGATTCCGTGGCCCGGCTGCGATGCTCCGCCGACGAGGCCGTGCGTCTCCTCGGTGAGCCATTCGTACCTTAG